The window CAAGACCGATACGGTCAACTATAACCGCTGGCTCGGGGGCGAATATAGTTTCAGCCCCCGCGGAGAATTAATCTATACACCCGGTGAAAAGAGAATCGCCAACGACAAAGAATATTATCGGTACCTTCATTTTGTTCTGTCCCAGATGAACGCCCGAAAACTTCTTCTGAATCTCAAACCGGTCGATGAGAAGAATCTCGCCCCGGCGAACCTGTATATACAATTTCGCCCCGATGACCCCGACTCCGTCGGGCATTGCGCGGTAATCCTTGATGTCTGCATTAATAAGAAAGGGGAGCAGGTAGTTATGGCTGGCTGGGGCGGAATACCGGCGCACTCTTTTCTCGTGGCGCGACCCCGTCCCGGAAACGGCAACCCCTGGTTTACCATCCCGGAACTGAAAGAATATCTCAAAGAACATGGCGAAGGAAAATTCTACCGGTTCGCCGAGTGATTTTTTTGCTTGCCGGAATCGCCCCGAATGATATAATTGCCGTTGGAAAAGGATTAATTTCTGAAAGGCGGCAGTTTGCGCCCGGTTATCCTGAGGCT is drawn from Candidatus Zixiibacteriota bacterium and contains these coding sequences:
- a CDS encoding DUF4846 domain-containing protein; translated protein: MKIVVRALTLFLLLTLNVVAQQPPNPLFPFSMSFDEKLTLLRVFDAPSGFERYPAGQMNEFQAWVTNLPLQARHKWVVLWNGQMLYPPDSVAGVIDFGVGTEAQQNPDIPMQMVMEYLRAVDALGDFPIRLSKTDTVNYNRWLGGEYSFSPRGELIYTPGEKRIANDKEYYRYLHFVLSQMNARKLLLNLKPVDEKNLAPANLYIQFRPDDPDSVGHCAVILDVCINKKGEQVVMAGWGGIPAHSFLVARPRPGNGNPWFTIPELKEYLKEHGEGKFYRFAE